In one window of Procambarus clarkii isolate CNS0578487 chromosome 63, FALCON_Pclarkii_2.0, whole genome shotgun sequence DNA:
- the LOC138354603 gene encoding uncharacterized protein, with product MSNEQMESYKSQTMCEICDEPFGPKIVKNRHHDHSLSEHNYLAALCSRCNLQCKDGYKYLHAFSHNAAYDLGVLLNELGNVPKRNVDIMSKDGCKFMKVDIDFLRFMDSLALLNGSLAKLAKEHIDSGKPTTFTLAMLDKVPAEAHNFLLTGKQSFCYDYVSNWDVLNEPRLPPRDAFFNTLTQEELPEKEYKQALEVFKLAKCRNIGEYLVLYLKVDTGILADIFTVWRRTMLDLYRLDIAYYLSLSSFAWDAFLFKSKVVLDPISDPRMYDLIRRNLRGGFTSVVKQLSTAENHYTGAGSGEDGTHILYLDFNSLYATCMSEKLPTGGFRCLTDAERDEMLLQGLRNIDCNQERGYWILCDTKQVSPDVARYTDDLPLILAHADIVTEQLSEYSKSILVAENRKLPRNNRKLIATHEAQRDYLISLDFLQLLMRLGVEVSRVHTIFEFEQRAHLKSFVDSNIRERTNSTCAIKSKAFKLFLKHARSPFFKRATLLSEDRVLCTTRKDSLTIDTPTYLGFQILQIAKRRLYSFWYDTVKAKYGDKAKLLYTDTDSYIIQLTCRDAFEELNKAPLIRHIDFSNFPEDHSLYSIARKGKLGLLKSEVGSKIITQLVALKPKMYSLVTLDKQHICRCKGITRRQQAGLEHSSFIDALETNTSRRFVTRTIRNVGGQMCTCVTVKRGLSAFDDKRYVISPTVSLAYGHPDIPHDPEDEEAVISDLEMDVDAQENVEQNIRPAGRRHYPIFNMWAKRDSLAQNLFPNLL from the exons ATGTCCAATGAGCAAATGGAAAGTTACAAGAGTCAGACCATGTGCGAGATATGCGACGAACCTTTCGGGCCCAAAATCGTCAAAAATAGACACCACGACCATTCACTGAGCGAACATAATTACTTAGCCGCCCTATGCTCTCGCTGCAATCTCCAGTGCAAAGATGGCTACAAATACTTGCACGCATTTTCACATAATGCGGCGTATGATTTAGGGGTTTTGTTAAACGAgttaggaaacgtgcccaaacgcaACGTAGACATTATGTCCAAAGACGGgtgtaaatttatgaaagttgacatTGACTTTCTTAGATTTATGGACAGCTTAGCCTTGCTCAATGGGTCGTTGGCCAAATTAGCCAAGGAACACATCGACAGTGGCAAACCTACGACGTTCACTCTCGCCATGTTAGATAAGGTCCCTGCTGAGGCCCATAATTTTTTGTTAACTGGCAAACAGTCCTTTTGTTATGATTACGTGTCAAATTGGGATGTATTAAATGAACCGCGGCTCCCCCCCAGAGATGCATTTTTCAATACCTTGAcgcaggaagagctccctgaaaaagaaTACAAACAAGCGTTGGAGGTATTTAAATTAGCCAAGTGCCGCAATATTGGCGAATATCTCGTCTTGTATTTAAAAGTTGATACTGGCATTTTAGCAGACATTTTCACGGTGTGGCGACGCACTATGTTAGATCTTTATAGATTAGATATTGCATATTACCTCTCTTTATCTAGTTTCGCGTGGGACGCCTTCCTGTTCAAAAGTAAGGTGGTGCTAGATCCAATATCAGACCCTAGAATGTATGACCTCATTCGCAGGAATTTAAGAGGAGGCTTCACCTCAGTTGTAAAGCAATTGTCTACCGCCGAGAACCATTACACCGGGGCGGGGTCTGGCGAGGATGGAACCCACATCCTCTATCTAGACTTCAATTCACTCTATGCTACGTGCATGAGTGAAAAGCTCCCCACAGGCGGTTTCCGTTGCCTAACTGACGCCGAACGCGATGAAATGCTATTGCAGGGTTTGAGAAATATTGACTGCAATCAAGAGCGCGGTTATTGGATTTTGTGCGACACTAAACAAGTTTCCCCCGACGTAGCTAGATACACTGACGACCTGCCATTAATTTTAGCACACGCCGACATCGTGACGGAACAACTGTCAGAATACAGTAAGTCGATCCTAGTTGCGGAAAATCGCAAGCTGCCGCGCAATAATCGAAAACTCATTGCCACCCACGAAGCACAACGCGACTATTTAATTAGTCTAGATTTCCTTCAGCTTTTAATGCGACTAGGGGTGGAAGTTTCGCGCGTGCACACTATCTTTGAATTTGAGCAGAGGGCACACCTCAAGTCCTTCGTAGATAGTAATATTCGCGAGCGCACAAACTCGACCTGTGCAATTAAGTCTAAGGCATTTAAACTT TTCCTCAAACACGCTCGCAGCCCGTTTTTCAAACGAGCGACTTTGCTGAGTGAGGACCGTGTCCTTTGCACGACCCGCAAAGATTCGCTCACTATTGATACGCCCACATATCTAGGCTTTCAAATTCTTCAAATAGCTAAAAGGCGGCTATATTCCTTTTGGTACGACACGGTCAAAGCAAAATATGGTGACAAGGCAAAACTGCTCTACACCGACACTGACTCGTACATTATTCAGCTTACTTGCAGAGATGCTTTTGAAGAGCTTAATAAGGCCCCGCTCATACGCCACATTGATTTTAGCAATTTCCCCGAAGATCATTCTCTATATTCAATCGCGCGAAAAGGCAAACTGGGTCTTTTAAAGTCCGAAGTAGGGTCTAAAATTATAACCCAGCTCGTTGCCCTTAAGCCCAAAATGTACTCGCTAGTGACGCTGGATAAACAGCACATTTGCAGATGCAAGGGGATCACACGACGTCAGCAAGCTGGGCTAGAACACTCATCTTTCATAGACGCCCTTGAAACAAACACAAGTCGGAGGTTTGTGACTAGGACTATTAGAAATGTTGGCGGGCAAATGTGCACATGCGTTACTGTCAAGAGAGGCTTATCCGCGTTTGATGATAAGCGATACGTAATAAGCCCCACTGTTTCACTCGCTTATGGTCACCCCGATATTCCACACGATCCAGAGGATGAGGAGGCAGTCATTAGTGACTTAGAGATGGATGTGGACGCGCAGGaaaatgtggaacaaaatatACGCCCTGCAGGACGGCGTCATTACCCAATTTTCAATATGTGGGCCAAGAGAGATTCATTGGCCCAAAACCTATTCCCAAACTTGCTGTGA